The Methanomethylovorans hollandica DSM 15978 genome includes a region encoding these proteins:
- the alaS gene encoding alanine--tRNA ligase: MLEDEYQLDFFKDNGFVRKQCPKCDKFFWTRDLERATCGDAPCDPYSFIGNPVFKKSFDLAEMREYYLKFFEERGHARMARYPVVARWRDDIYLTIASIADFQPFVTSGEVAPPHNPLTISQPCIRLSDLDAVGRSGRHLTTFEMMAHHAFNKPNAEIYWKDRTVGLCDELLNSLGVDPMAVTYKEEPWAGGGNAGPCVETLVGGLEVATLVFMNLEQVKDGPIEIKGEMYHKMDNYIVDTGYGLERFVWASKGSPTIYDAIFPNIVKELMDLAGIEHELEDPEYANILSQNARLAGLMDVSEKANLMELRRQVASSIGTTAEKLSSIIEPVESVYAITDHSRCLTFMLGDGIIPSNVKAGYLARLVLRRTLRMMKDLNISIPLSEIVQMHIKNLPEYPEFAERFEVIEDILHHEEIKFQETLERGRRMISKSAKHYKQAGEKMPLEKIIEMYDTHGIPPEISKDAAAEEGVQVDLPDNFYSLVAERHSKAEEKEEKVFPYADRISRLPPTRKLFYDEPNRMDFEAVVLDLFDNYIVCDSTLFYPEGGGQPADHGTFAIEDVLLDVVDVQVVKGVVVHRIDAMDKELHLRKGDIVTGRVNKERRMAHASHHTATHIVNDAARKVLGEHIWQAGAQKTETRARLDITHYKRITKEQLNQIELLANQTVMDNQRVTAEWMERNQAEQKYGFGLYQGGVPKGNMIRVLKVADDIEACAGTHCSSTGLVGPIKILKTERIQDGVERIEYAAGMAAVRAIQEADYYLTTASEALRVLPEQLPVTIDRFFNEWKEFKKENIRLKEDMAQLRVARMLIQALDLGGVRLIAQNVDHADTDELVKIAGELTQEDDVIALLISDLEGVKIVAAAGKKAIATGADAGKVVREMSRIVGGGGGGRPDMARGGGVDSSKAAEAMEKGISMVKASLNV, from the coding sequence ATGCTTGAAGATGAATATCAGCTTGATTTTTTCAAGGATAACGGTTTTGTCAGGAAACAGTGTCCAAAGTGTGACAAGTTCTTCTGGACCCGGGACCTTGAAAGGGCTACATGTGGTGATGCACCCTGTGATCCCTATTCTTTCATAGGCAATCCTGTGTTCAAAAAGAGTTTCGATCTCGCAGAAATGAGGGAATATTACCTCAAATTCTTCGAGGAAAGGGGTCATGCCAGGATGGCCAGATATCCTGTAGTGGCTCGCTGGAGAGATGACATATATCTTACCATAGCATCCATTGCTGATTTCCAGCCATTTGTCACATCCGGTGAGGTTGCTCCCCCACATAATCCTCTTACTATATCTCAGCCATGCATCAGGTTGTCTGATCTGGATGCTGTAGGCAGGAGCGGCCGCCATCTTACAACCTTCGAGATGATGGCTCATCATGCATTCAACAAGCCGAATGCTGAGATCTATTGGAAAGACAGGACAGTGGGACTTTGTGATGAACTGTTAAATTCTCTGGGAGTGGATCCCATGGCGGTCACATACAAGGAAGAACCATGGGCAGGAGGAGGAAATGCTGGGCCATGTGTTGAAACTCTGGTTGGAGGCCTGGAAGTTGCCACCCTTGTGTTCATGAACTTGGAACAGGTAAAAGACGGTCCCATCGAAATAAAAGGTGAGATGTACCACAAGATGGATAATTATATTGTAGACACGGGTTATGGTCTCGAGCGCTTTGTATGGGCTTCTAAAGGTTCTCCCACTATTTACGATGCGATATTCCCCAATATAGTTAAAGAGCTTATGGATCTTGCTGGTATAGAACATGAGCTGGAGGACCCCGAATATGCGAATATTCTTTCTCAGAACGCCAGGCTTGCAGGGCTCATGGATGTGAGCGAAAAGGCAAACCTGATGGAACTGCGAAGGCAAGTGGCTTCCAGTATAGGGACTACAGCTGAAAAGCTTTCATCAATAATAGAACCCGTGGAATCGGTATATGCTATCACTGACCACAGCAGATGCCTTACTTTTATGCTTGGAGATGGCATAATCCCTTCCAATGTAAAGGCAGGATATCTGGCGAGGCTGGTGCTCAGAAGAACACTCCGTATGATGAAGGATCTCAATATTTCGATCCCTCTCAGTGAGATCGTACAAATGCATATCAAGAACCTGCCGGAGTACCCGGAATTCGCAGAAAGGTTCGAAGTGATTGAAGATATTCTCCATCATGAAGAGATAAAGTTCCAGGAAACACTGGAACGCGGCAGGAGGATGATCAGTAAATCTGCCAAGCATTACAAGCAGGCAGGGGAAAAGATGCCTCTTGAGAAGATCATCGAGATGTATGATACCCATGGCATCCCACCTGAAATCTCGAAAGATGCTGCTGCTGAGGAAGGGGTACAAGTCGATCTCCCGGATAATTTCTATTCCCTGGTAGCAGAAAGGCATAGCAAAGCAGAGGAAAAAGAAGAAAAGGTATTCCCTTATGCAGACCGTATATCCCGTCTGCCCCCTACCCGGAAATTATTCTATGATGAGCCTAACAGGATGGATTTCGAGGCTGTAGTGCTTGATCTATTCGATAATTACATTGTTTGTGACAGCACTCTTTTCTACCCGGAGGGCGGTGGGCAGCCTGCAGACCATGGCACCTTTGCCATTGAAGATGTGCTGCTTGATGTAGTGGATGTGCAGGTGGTAAAAGGTGTGGTAGTGCATCGGATAGATGCTATGGACAAAGAACTGCATTTACGCAAGGGCGATATTGTAACGGGCAGAGTGAATAAAGAACGTCGCATGGCACATGCATCCCATCACACGGCTACTCATATTGTCAATGATGCGGCCAGGAAGGTACTTGGTGAGCACATATGGCAGGCAGGTGCTCAGAAGACGGAAACCAGGGCTCGCCTTGATATCACTCATTACAAGCGTATCACAAAGGAGCAGCTTAATCAGATCGAGCTTTTGGCCAATCAGACAGTAATGGATAACCAGAGAGTTACTGCCGAATGGATGGAACGAAATCAGGCTGAACAGAAATATGGTTTTGGCCTTTATCAGGGAGGTGTTCCCAAAGGGAATATGATCCGTGTGCTGAAAGTAGCAGATGACATAGAAGCATGTGCCGGAACCCATTGTAGTAGCACCGGTCTTGTAGGGCCCATTAAGATCCTGAAGACAGAACGCATCCAGGATGGTGTGGAGCGTATCGAGTATGCTGCCGGCATGGCAGCTGTCAGGGCCATACAGGAAGCAGACTACTATCTGACCACTGCCTCTGAGGCATTACGAGTACTTCCGGAACAGCTTCCTGTAACCATCGACCGCTTTTTCAATGAATGGAAAGAGTTCAAGAAAGAGAATATAAGGCTAAAAGAGGATATGGCCCAGTTGCGTGTGGCAAGGATGCTTATTCAGGCCCTCGATCTGGGAGGTGTGAGGCTAATTGCACAGAATGTGGATCATGCCGATACCGATGAACTGGTCAAGATTGCCGGTGAGCTAACTCAGGAAGATGACGTTATAGCTCTCCTTATCAGTGATCTTGAGGGCGTGAAGATAGTTGCTGCTGCAGGTAAAAAAGCGATTGCAACGGGTGCAGATGCAGGAAAGGTCGTACGTGAAATGTCTCGGATAGTAGGAGGCGGTGGCGGAGGGAGGCCGGACATGGCTCGTGGTGGCGGTGTTGATTCCTCAAAAGCTGCAGAGGCCATGGAAAAAGGTATCTCCATGGTCAAAGCTTCTCTTAATGTTTAA
- the surE gene encoding 5'/3'-nucleotidase SurE has protein sequence MPKILLTNDDGVYSAGIRAAYQSVQDIGEVIVCAPSMQQSGVGRSISIFEPLRINQAKINDMNVYAVGGTPTDSVILGIFAVMKEMPDLILSGFNIGENISTDTITTSGTIGAALEGASYGIPAIAASIQAKEEKDKFDDNWEYDHDFEVAIKIVNRIAKNVIKFGLPEHVDLLNVNIPHRVEEDTEIEITRLARKVFRTAVEERHDPRGKPYYWIAGDLIMEEEKGTDVHAVSQKGHVSVTPISLDSTSPIDFSEIEHLL, from the coding sequence ATGCCAAAGATATTACTTACAAATGATGATGGCGTCTACTCAGCAGGTATCCGGGCAGCTTACCAGAGTGTGCAGGATATAGGAGAAGTAATAGTCTGTGCTCCGTCCATGCAGCAGAGTGGCGTGGGAAGGTCAATATCTATATTTGAACCTTTAAGGATAAACCAGGCAAAAATCAATGATATGAACGTGTATGCTGTCGGCGGTACCCCGACAGATTCAGTAATACTTGGAATATTCGCTGTGATGAAAGAGATGCCTGATCTTATCTTATCAGGGTTCAATATCGGAGAGAACATCAGCACTGATACTATCACAACATCTGGAACCATAGGAGCTGCCCTGGAAGGGGCTAGTTACGGGATTCCCGCCATTGCTGCTTCGATACAGGCAAAGGAAGAAAAGGATAAGTTCGATGATAACTGGGAATATGACCACGATTTTGAAGTCGCGATAAAGATCGTGAACCGAATAGCAAAAAATGTGATCAAATTTGGACTACCCGAGCATGTGGATCTGTTAAATGTAAATATACCCCATCGGGTAGAAGAAGATACTGAAATAGAGATTACACGACTTGCCAGAAAGGTATTCAGAACAGCTGTGGAAGAAAGGCATGATCCAAGAGGCAAGCCCTATTATTGGATAGCAGGAGATCTGATAATGGAAGAGGAAAAAGGTACCGATGTACATGCCGTTTCACAGAAAGGACATGTTTCTGTAACTCCCATATCCCTGGATTCCACTTCACCCATTGACTTTTCAGAAATAGAACATCTGCTGTAA
- the pspAA gene encoding PspA-associated protein PspAA has product MIIRIMGEGQYKVSSSLFDELNAIDNRIVGHVATGDEKAYKNDLAVLISKIKENGHVLAAEELVESDVIVPPGDLTLEEAKDVFTDDGIFED; this is encoded by the coding sequence ATGATAATAAGGATTATGGGGGAAGGACAATACAAGGTGTCAAGCAGTCTTTTTGATGAGTTGAATGCAATAGATAACCGCATAGTTGGTCATGTGGCAACAGGTGATGAAAAAGCTTACAAGAATGATCTTGCAGTCCTTATATCAAAGATAAAAGAGAATGGGCATGTCTTGGCGGCTGAAGAGCTGGTGGAATCAGATGTCATAGTTCCTCCCGGGGATCTTACCCTGGAGGAAGCGAAGGACGTGTTCACAGATGATGGCATCTTTGAGGACTGA
- the htpX gene encoding zinc metalloprotease HtpX yields the protein MKRWKHDIGLESRMLLTMFLLGAVYLAFLVFLAASGADSMFILVFAGLMMFVQYYYSDKMVLWTSGAKIVSAQEEPELHEIITRLCAIADIPVPRIAIMNTMMPNAFATGRNKKKAIVAVTTGLMRSLDREELEAVLGHELTHIKNRDMTVLTIASFLSTVAFFIVRHALYFGGGGNRREGNGGLVLVWIASLIVWAISFLLIRALSRYREFSADRGAAIITGKPSKLASALMKISGTMQRVPSEDLRKVEGMNAFFIIPAISGSSIMQLLSTHPSTEKRLAALEKLERELEF from the coding sequence ATGAAAAGGTGGAAGCATGATATAGGATTGGAGAGCAGGATGCTGCTTACCATGTTCTTGCTGGGAGCTGTATATCTGGCATTCCTAGTATTCCTGGCTGCGAGTGGTGCAGACTCCATGTTCATACTCGTGTTTGCAGGATTAATGATGTTCGTACAATACTACTATTCTGATAAGATGGTGTTGTGGACATCTGGGGCAAAAATTGTATCTGCTCAGGAGGAACCTGAACTGCACGAGATCATTACACGGCTGTGTGCTATCGCAGATATCCCGGTGCCGAGAATAGCTATCATGAATACTATGATGCCTAACGCTTTTGCTACCGGCAGGAACAAAAAGAAAGCAATTGTTGCTGTGACTACAGGACTTATGCGAAGCCTTGACCGCGAAGAGCTTGAAGCTGTACTGGGACATGAACTGACCCACATAAAGAACCGGGATATGACAGTGCTGACCATAGCCAGCTTCCTTTCCACCGTTGCTTTCTTCATTGTAAGACACGCCCTGTACTTTGGTGGAGGCGGCAATAGGCGGGAAGGAAATGGAGGACTTGTATTAGTGTGGATAGCGTCATTGATCGTATGGGCCATAAGCTTCCTCCTAATACGTGCTCTTTCGAGATACAGAGAATTCTCTGCTGACAGAGGTGCTGCAATTATAACCGGGAAGCCATCAAAACTCGCATCCGCTCTTATGAAGATAAGCGGTACGATGCAGAGAGTGCCATCTGAGGACTTAAGAAAAGTTGAAGGCATGAACGCCTTTTTCATTATCCCTGCAATATCCGGCTCTTCCATCATGCAGCTTCTATCCACACATCCTTCTACGGAAAAGCGTTTAGCAGCACTTGAGAAATTAGAAAGGGAGCTTGAGTTCTGA
- the priL gene encoding DNA primase regulatory subunit PriL, with the protein MEEKDLALYPFITEASAYVSELGFSLERLLVSRAMDSARSRGVERVIQALQGEIRKPQLLGSDESKILIELLSYPFARILVSCIDDNFLIRRYALAEAVSCYDLLRLESSEFICSIASDFQVDIVISNHEFDIHFTDYIRLASSMKALEWKLVNRKLRKGHVYISKEELARLLQEAIRGRIQGSLPLDIPEDICRMSTPYIDPIQTELQQMKETFGSGDFGAVESNMFPPCMVHAISNVRAGVNLAHSMRFALTSFLRNVGMSVDDIIAMFNVSPDFDMDKTRYQIEHISGSSGTEYKPPSCSTMRTYGNCYGADELCSRIKHPLNYYRRKTWFKNKNESSQQIPFSEKYQE; encoded by the coding sequence ATGGAAGAAAAGGATCTAGCTCTTTACCCATTCATTACCGAAGCTTCAGCATACGTCTCAGAGCTGGGTTTCAGCCTTGAGAGGCTGCTCGTTTCCAGGGCTATGGATTCTGCCCGCTCCAGAGGTGTCGAAAGGGTAATTCAGGCGTTGCAGGGTGAGATCCGTAAACCACAACTTTTAGGTTCTGATGAAAGTAAAATTCTTATAGAACTGCTTTCATACCCCTTTGCAAGGATACTGGTTTCATGTATCGATGATAATTTCCTTATACGCAGGTATGCGCTTGCTGAAGCCGTTTCATGTTACGATCTGCTACGTTTGGAATCATCTGAATTTATATGTTCCATTGCATCTGATTTTCAAGTGGATATCGTGATATCTAATCACGAGTTCGATATCCATTTCACTGATTATATCAGGCTTGCCAGTTCCATGAAAGCACTGGAATGGAAACTTGTGAACCGCAAGTTACGCAAAGGTCATGTTTATATTTCAAAAGAGGAGCTTGCAAGGTTGCTGCAGGAGGCTATAAGGGGTAGGATACAGGGTTCTTTGCCACTGGACATACCTGAAGATATCTGTCGGATGTCTACTCCTTATATTGATCCAATTCAGACTGAACTGCAGCAGATGAAGGAAACCTTTGGTTCAGGGGATTTCGGCGCTGTGGAAAGCAATATGTTCCCTCCCTGCATGGTACACGCTATATCCAATGTCAGAGCTGGTGTCAACCTGGCACATTCCATGCGTTTCGCCCTTACTTCTTTCCTCCGTAATGTGGGTATGTCTGTTGATGATATCATTGCCATGTTCAATGTGTCTCCTGATTTTGATATGGATAAGACGAGGTATCAGATCGAACACATCTCAGGTTCATCGGGTACAGAATATAAACCCCCATCCTGCTCTACAATGCGTACTTATGGTAATTGCTACGGTGCAGATGAGCTATGCAGCAGAATAAAACATCCCCTTAACTATTACAGGCGCAAGACATGGTTCAAAAATAAGAACGAAAGTTCACAGCAAATTCCATTCTCAGAAAAATATCAGGAATAG
- the moaA gene encoding GTP 3',8-cyclase MoaA → MNAPHKMDFLTDAYGRTIKSLRMSVTDRCNLNCIYCHNEGSKGNTGEMSVETISSIVHVAADFGISRLKISGGEPLLRKDLEDILLALPPLKDVSLTTNGVLLRERARSLKDAGLNRVNISLDSLDEGKYKHITKCKDGTFGKVIEGIHAAVDAGLTPVKLNMVLLKDVNESEVEGMLSFARQFHGGVILQLIQLMDFGDVASYHADVDEVEKELELKAGCVQVRELHHRKKYIIDGAEVEFVKPVDNTEFCANCNRLRVTADGKLRACLLVNDGLVDVSHASVEEMSDLFRLAVSRRVPFYRK, encoded by the coding sequence ATGAACGCTCCACACAAAATGGATTTCCTCACGGATGCTTATGGCCGTACCATAAAGAGCCTGAGGATGTCTGTTACTGACCGATGCAATCTGAATTGTATCTATTGCCATAACGAAGGTAGTAAAGGTAATACAGGAGAGATGTCAGTGGAGACTATTTCCAGTATAGTACACGTTGCTGCGGATTTTGGGATCAGCCGGCTCAAGATATCGGGTGGAGAGCCACTGTTGCGTAAAGATCTGGAAGATATACTCCTTGCATTGCCTCCTCTTAAGGATGTGTCCCTGACGACCAATGGTGTGCTGCTTCGGGAACGTGCACGCTCTCTAAAGGATGCGGGCCTTAACAGAGTGAATATAAGCCTTGATTCGCTGGATGAAGGGAAATATAAGCATATAACCAAATGTAAGGATGGTACCTTCGGGAAGGTTATAGAAGGCATTCATGCTGCAGTTGATGCCGGCCTCACCCCGGTAAAACTGAACATGGTCCTGCTTAAAGATGTCAATGAATCTGAAGTCGAGGGCATGCTTTCCTTTGCAAGGCAGTTCCACGGGGGTGTGATACTGCAGCTTATCCAGCTTATGGATTTCGGAGATGTCGCTTCTTATCATGCAGATGTTGATGAAGTAGAAAAGGAACTTGAGCTTAAGGCGGGTTGTGTCCAGGTCAGAGAGTTACATCACAGGAAAAAATATATCATCGATGGTGCTGAAGTTGAATTCGTCAAACCTGTAGATAATACCGAGTTCTGTGCCAATTGCAACAGGCTGCGTGTAACGGCAGATGGCAAGCTTCGTGCTTGCCTGCTTGTAAATGATGGTCTTGTAGATGTTTCTCATGCTTCTGTGGAAGAAATGTCCGATCTTTTCAGGCTTGCTGTAAGCAGAAGGGTTCCATTTTACAGGAAATAA
- a CDS encoding cobyrinate a,c-diamide synthase yields the protein MTKAVLIAGTNSGVGKTTASMGLMAALVKRGMQVQPYKVGPDYIDPSYHTAICKRASRNLDTFMMEVEGVKKEVARTSGGSDISVIEGVMGLFDGMDSTEVASSAHVAKSLDVPVILVVNVHGMSRSAAAIVKGYSEFDPGVEVAGVILNKVGSPRHAKMIRDCIPDIPIVGALPRNKDISVPSRHLGLHMAFECEFDTSELAGFIEENVDLDTIIGLAREPNADVYEEKEMPEADLKIGVAMDKAFCFYYADMFDEFRRKGAEVVFFSPMAGELPDVDGMYFGGGYPELYPCELEASATTKALKDLSADGMPIYGECGGLQYLSTSYEIDDVTYRMADLFPARTVLTKKLQALGYTEGYAHGPFIKGPVRGHEFHYSTTFCDNDARLTFEMKRGKGIKDGWDGIVEHNSLACYQHAHPVSFPVKAFVNMCREYKHS from the coding sequence ATGACAAAAGCGGTACTGATAGCGGGAACTAACAGCGGTGTCGGAAAAACTACAGCCTCTATGGGCCTGATGGCTGCACTGGTCAAAAGAGGCATGCAGGTCCAGCCCTATAAGGTCGGTCCGGACTACATCGACCCTTCGTACCATACAGCTATCTGTAAAAGAGCATCCCGTAACCTGGATACGTTCATGATGGAAGTGGAAGGTGTGAAAAAAGAAGTTGCCCGTACTTCCGGCGGTTCAGATATATCGGTGATCGAAGGTGTGATGGGGCTTTTTGACGGCATGGATTCCACCGAGGTTGCCAGTTCTGCACATGTAGCTAAATCCCTTGATGTGCCCGTGATCCTCGTAGTCAATGTCCATGGAATGTCACGTAGTGCCGCAGCTATTGTCAAAGGTTATTCTGAGTTTGATCCGGGCGTGGAAGTCGCAGGCGTGATCCTCAACAAGGTAGGAAGTCCAAGACATGCAAAAATGATCCGGGATTGTATTCCTGACATACCCATTGTGGGAGCACTGCCACGTAACAAGGATATAAGCGTACCTTCAAGGCACCTGGGATTGCACATGGCCTTTGAATGTGAGTTTGATACCAGTGAACTTGCAGGGTTCATAGAAGAGAATGTTGATCTGGATACCATTATAGGGCTGGCCAGGGAACCTAATGCGGATGTCTACGAGGAAAAAGAAATGCCTGAGGCAGATCTGAAAATAGGAGTGGCAATGGATAAGGCATTCTGCTTCTATTATGCTGACATGTTCGATGAATTCAGGCGAAAAGGTGCAGAAGTTGTATTCTTCAGCCCCATGGCAGGAGAATTACCGGATGTGGACGGCATGTATTTTGGAGGAGGTTATCCTGAACTGTATCCGTGCGAACTTGAAGCTTCTGCAACTACAAAAGCCTTAAAGGACCTTTCAGCAGATGGTATGCCCATATACGGGGAATGCGGAGGATTGCAGTATCTTTCCACCTCATATGAGATAGATGATGTCACATACAGAATGGCAGATCTTTTCCCGGCACGTACAGTGCTAACCAAGAAGCTTCAGGCATTGGGATATACAGAAGGTTATGCACACGGACCGTTCATAAAAGGACCAGTGCGCGGACATGAGTTCCATTATTCCACCACGTTTTGCGACAATGATGCCCGGCTTACATTTGAGATGAAACGCGGCAAAGGGATTAAAGACGGATGGGATGGCATTGTGGAGCACAATTCTCTGGCATGTTACCAGCATGCTCATCCGGTTAGCTTTCCCGTAAAGGCATTTGTGAACATGTGCAGGGAATATAAGCACAGTTGA
- a CDS encoding PspA/IM30 family protein, with protein MGLFNRMSTVIKAKMNKIADKMEDPRETLDYSYEKQLELLQNVKRGVAEVTTSKKRLELQKAKLQQSIDKLDQQAKDAIKADREDLARLALERKTALVAQVEGLDQQITDLDQEQQKLVAAEKRLSTKVEIFRTKKETIKAQYSSAEAQVKINESFSGISEEMADVGLAMERAEDKTEQMKARSAALDELIEQGTLEDLTGSRDEVERELSKLSSQSSVDAELAKLKKEAGK; from the coding sequence ATGGGCTTATTCAATCGTATGAGCACAGTTATCAAAGCCAAAATGAACAAAATAGCAGATAAGATGGAGGATCCCCGGGAAACTCTTGACTACTCTTATGAAAAACAGTTAGAATTGCTCCAGAACGTAAAAAGAGGAGTGGCTGAAGTTACCACTTCTAAGAAACGTCTGGAATTACAGAAAGCCAAACTTCAGCAAAGTATAGATAAGCTGGACCAGCAGGCAAAGGATGCTATAAAGGCCGACAGGGAAGATCTGGCAAGGCTTGCCCTTGAGCGCAAGACAGCACTCGTAGCACAGGTTGAGGGGCTTGATCAGCAGATCACAGATCTGGATCAGGAGCAGCAAAAGCTCGTAGCTGCAGAAAAGCGCTTGTCTACCAAAGTGGAGATATTCAGAACAAAAAAGGAGACTATCAAAGCACAGTATTCTTCTGCAGAAGCTCAGGTCAAGATTAATGAATCATTTTCCGGTATCAGTGAGGAAATGGCTGATGTGGGACTTGCTATGGAGAGGGCCGAGGACAAGACCGAACAGATGAAAGCACGCTCTGCAGCTCTTGATGAACTTATTGAACAAGGCACACTCGAAGATCTGACTGGCAGCAGGGATGAGGTTGAGAGGGAGCTGTCAAAGTTAAGTTCCCAGAGCTCTGTAGATGCAGAACTTGCAAAACTCAAAAAGGAGGCAGGTAAATGA
- the pspAB gene encoding PspA-associated protein PspAB produces MGLLDTILGRSKLPKAKTERLFAISTASITLETNLGVKPSEVAGICFKPIESSRYETARTEIEELLRYSCKETGTLYRLKKDEYNFLWAILEDPDFEDIVTNIHLVSQTMIEHGFSEQLLCAIYKFQGNNTVYWIYNFKQDSFYPFVPKGNKERDSSTEFRLKSLMERELPIEKNVEKWYPLWGIPF; encoded by the coding sequence ATGGGATTGCTTGACACGATACTTGGCAGGAGCAAACTCCCAAAAGCAAAGACCGAGAGATTGTTTGCCATTTCGACAGCAAGCATCACTCTGGAAACAAATCTGGGAGTAAAACCATCCGAGGTGGCAGGGATATGTTTCAAGCCAATAGAATCTTCCCGCTATGAGACTGCGCGCACAGAGATAGAAGAACTTCTACGATACAGTTGCAAGGAAACCGGAACTCTATACAGACTCAAAAAGGATGAATACAATTTTTTATGGGCCATCCTGGAAGACCCGGATTTTGAGGACATTGTTACTAACATACATCTTGTAAGCCAGACGATGATAGAGCACGGTTTCAGTGAACAGTTGCTGTGTGCGATATACAAGTTCCAGGGAAACAATACAGTATACTGGATATACAATTTCAAGCAGGATAGTTTTTATCCGTTCGTACCGAAAGGAAATAAAGAAAGAGACAGTTCCACGGAGTTCAGGCTCAAATCCCTGATGGAAAGGGAACTGCCCATAGAAAAGAATGTAGAGAAATGGTATCCCTTGTGGGGAATACCTTTCTGA
- the pcn gene encoding proliferating cell nuclear antigen (pcna), with the protein MFKATIDADILKSSIETLSVLVDEARFRISTEGLSVRAVDPANVAMVSFELTASAFDDFAADDCEIGMDLTKINDILGVAEKNEKATLELDELSQRMSIHIGGFSYTLSLLDPSTIRAEPRIPQLELPAEVVLNGKELQKAVKAAEKISDHMSLGVDEDIFYMEAEGDTDKVRLEMPREQLIDLKSGEARSLFSLDYLSDIVKPASKSNEVTLELGRDYPIRISFTVAEGAGKISYLLAPRIESD; encoded by the coding sequence ATGTTCAAGGCAACGATTGACGCGGATATTTTAAAAAGTTCCATAGAAACGCTTTCCGTACTAGTGGATGAGGCGCGATTCAGGATATCCACAGAGGGGCTCTCTGTAAGAGCTGTGGATCCGGCAAACGTGGCCATGGTGAGCTTTGAGCTCACAGCAAGTGCTTTTGATGATTTTGCCGCTGATGATTGTGAGATCGGCATGGATCTCACCAAGATCAATGATATATTAGGTGTAGCAGAAAAGAATGAAAAGGCTACTCTGGAACTTGATGAGCTTTCCCAGAGAATGTCTATACATATCGGTGGTTTTTCCTACACTCTTTCTTTACTGGATCCTTCCACCATCCGTGCAGAGCCTCGCATTCCACAGCTTGAGTTGCCCGCTGAAGTGGTTCTTAATGGCAAGGAACTGCAGAAAGCTGTTAAAGCAGCTGAGAAGATAAGTGATCACATGTCCCTTGGTGTGGATGAAGATATCTTCTATATGGAAGCAGAAGGTGATACTGACAAAGTACGCCTTGAAATGCCCAGGGAACAGTTGATAGATCTGAAATCAGGGGAGGCACGCTCTCTTTTCTCTCTGGATTATCTATCTGATATTGTTAAGCCGGCTTCTAAATCAAATGAGGTCACCCTTGAGCTTGGAAGGGATTATCCTATCAGGATAAGTTTCACTGTTGCCGAAGGTGCTGGGAAGATCAGTTATCTGCTTGCTCCAAGGATAGAGTCAGATTGA